A window of Microbispora hainanensis genomic DNA:
CTCACACTCCCGATGCCTCGGATCCCCATGCCCTCATGCCCCTCGGGCGCCGGCCGGCCGGGCCGGGCGCTCCGTCCGATCACGGCGGTTCGATCACGGGGTGGTCGCGGGCGTCATCTCCAGCCGGTCCGTTGCCGCAGCCAGGCCAGGGCCTGCCGGCCCTGGGCGAGCTGGAACGCGCGGAGCGTGGGCAGGCCCGGCGGCGGGGGAAGGCTTCCCCTCTGCAGGAAGTAGCCGGTCTGGGCGGCGAGAACCGCGGTGACCGCGTCGGGGTCCGCCTTCGCCGCGACCGGGTGGCCGTCGAAGACCTCGGCCGGCGGCGGCCCGCCCTGCATGGCCACGCTCGGGAGCATCCCGAGGAGGTCGAACCACGGGGCCGCCAGGCACGCCCAGGGCCAGTCCACCACGTAGACGCGCCCGTCGGCGGTGAGCAGCAGGTTGTCGGCCCGGAGGTCGGCGTGGGCCATCGTGTCGCCCTCCACCGCCCGGTCCCAGCCCGCCTCCAGCTCCGCCAGCCGGTCCAGATGCCGCCGGGCCCACGCCACGTCGGATCCGTCCTCGCCGGGACGCAGGGAGCCCGGCCCGCCCGAACCCAGGCCGCGCGAGCCCGGGCCACCCGAGCCCGGGCCGTCCGCGCCGAGGCCGTCCGCGCCGAGGCTGCCCGAGCCGGCAGCCAGGCGCCGCCATCCCTGGTATTCCTCCGCGAGCCGCTCGCCGGCCGACGGCACGGCCACGGGCGCGGGGGTGAGCGTCTCGGCCAGATCGGCCACCGCGCCGAGCACGAGGCCGAGCTCCGCCACCGTCCAGGGCTGGGCGGGGGTGCGGCCCTCGACGTCCTCGAACAGCAGGACCACCCAGCCGTCCTCGTCGAAGGAGGCGAGCAGCCGGGGCGCGGGCGCCGTGGCCGGCAGCGCGGCGGCCACCCGGGCCTCCGCTCGGTGGATGCCGGGGCTGATCGGGTTCGGCTCGGGCCCGACCGCCTTGACGAAGGCCCTGCCCCCACCGGCGAGCCGCAGGCGGGCCGCCACGCCCGGGGAGAACCCGCCGGGCTGGGTGACGGCCTCGGCCACGTGATCTCCGAGGTGCCGCTCGACGGCCAGCCGCAGGTGCGAGGGCACCGCGGTCCACGGCAGTCGTACGCCGCCGGCGGGCGGGGGCGGGCCGTCACCGGTACGGCGACGCCGCTGCTCCTCGTCCAGGCCGGCGCGGTCCCGGGAATCGTCGCTCATCCCGGCATGATGGGCGACGGGCGGGTAGGGCGGCAAACGACTTTCGCCTCGATATTCGGTTGGGATTCCCGCCGGTGCCCGGCACAGTGGATCTCGACCCAAGAAGGAGTTCCAACCATGCCGAAGCACATCGCCCCGAAGGTGCTGTCCTGGGCGAGCGAGATCGACGACGGGACGATCGACCAGGCCGCCCGGGCGGCGCGCCTGCCGTTCGTGCCCGGTCATGTCGCGCTCATGCCCGACGCACACGTCGGGATCGGGGCGACGGTCGGCTCCGTCATCCCGACGGAGGGCGCGATCATCCCGTCCGCCGTCGGCGTGGACATCGGCTGCGGCATGGTCGCGACCGAGACCACGCTCACGGCCGCCGACCTGCCCGACTCGCTCGACCCGCTGATGCGGCTGGTGGAGCGGCGCATCCCGGCGGGAGTGGGCAAGGGGCACGACGACCGGGCGGTGGACCGGGCGCTCGGCGACCTCGGCCGGCCGCACACCGGCCTGACGCCCAAGCAGGAGAACACCGTGGCCTGCCAGTTCGGGACCCTCGGCTCGGGCAACCACTTCGTGGAGGTCTGCCTCGACGAGCGCGACCGGGTGTGGACCGTGCTGCACTCCGGCTCGCGCGGGATCGGCAACCAGCTCGCCACCGCGCACATCAACGGCGCGAAGCGGCTCATGCGCAGCCTCGGGATCGGGATGGAGGACTACGACCTCGCCTACTTCACCCAGGGCACCCCGGAGTTCACCGCGTACATCGAGGACATGCTG
This region includes:
- a CDS encoding phosphotransferase yields the protein MSDDSRDRAGLDEEQRRRRTGDGPPPPAGGVRLPWTAVPSHLRLAVERHLGDHVAEAVTQPGGFSPGVAARLRLAGGGRAFVKAVGPEPNPISPGIHRAEARVAAALPATAPAPRLLASFDEDGWVVLLFEDVEGRTPAQPWTVAELGLVLGAVADLAETLTPAPVAVPSAGERLAEEYQGWRRLAAGSGSLGADGLGADGPGSGGPGSRGLGSGGPGSLRPGEDGSDVAWARRHLDRLAELEAGWDRAVEGDTMAHADLRADNLLLTADGRVYVVDWPWACLAAPWFDLLGMLPSVAMQGGPPPAEVFDGHPVAAKADPDAVTAVLAAQTGYFLQRGSLPPPPGLPTLRAFQLAQGRQALAWLRQRTGWR
- a CDS encoding RtcB family protein → MPKHIAPKVLSWASEIDDGTIDQAARAARLPFVPGHVALMPDAHVGIGATVGSVIPTEGAIIPSAVGVDIGCGMVATETTLTAADLPDSLDPLMRLVERRIPAGVGKGHDDRAVDRALGDLGRPHTGLTPKQENTVACQFGTLGSGNHFVEVCLDERDRVWTVLHSGSRGIGNQLATAHINGAKRLMRSLGIGMEDYDLAYFTQGTPEFTAYIEDMLWAQRYAMASRARMDKVLSDALFRVVGSGARVRTINCHHNFTQLEVHDGKELWITRKGAIKADTGDEGVIPGSMGTRSYIVRGRGNPLSYNSCSHGAGRRMSRSRAKRELSAASLKEAMRGRTWNADRAAALVDEHPEAYKPIDQVMADQKDLVEVRHTLRQVFNYKG